AGACCGCGTCCTGTCGGCGCCGGAACTGGCGCGCCGCCTGAAGGTGCCGCGCTCCACGGTGTTCCGCCTGCTGACCACACTTGAAGTGATGGGCTTCATCGAGCGCGTAGACGGCGGCCGCGATTTCCGTCTCGGCATGGCGGTGCTGCGCCTGGGCTTTGAATATCTCGCCTCGCTCGAATTGACCGAGCTGGGCCGCCCGTTGCTCGATCGTCTGCGTGACGAGATTCACTATCCGTGCAATCTCGTCGTGCGCGATGGCCGGTCGATCGTCTATGTGGCGAAATCGGTCGCGCCCACGCCGTTCACCAGTTCGGTGAATGTCGGCACGCGCCTGCCGGCTCACGCCACGGTGCTGGGTCGTGTGCTGCTGGCCGATCTGTCGCTGGCTGAGCTGCGCCAGCTTTATCCGGAGCCGCAGCTGGAAGTGTTTTCCGCCAACACGCCGCGCACGGTGGAAGCGCTGTTCGAGATGGTCCAGCGCGACCGCGAACACGGCTACGTGCTGCAGGAAGGCTTCTTCGAAGCCAACATCTCGACGATTGCTGCGCCCGTCCTGGATCGCGCCGGCAAGGTGGTGGCTGCACTCGGCACGACCATTCCGTCGCCGCGCATCGACGCGGCACAGCTCGATCTGATGATCGACAAGGTGCGCGCCGCCGCCGGCGAGTTGTCCTACCTGCTGGACTACCGCCCCGCCGGCGGCAAGGTCGTCAACCTGTTCCGCGAATGACCATGCCGATGATCGACCTCACTGGCAAGACCGCCGTTGTGACCGGAGGCTCCTCCGGCATCGGCCTCGCCACCGTTGAACTGCTGCTGGAAGCCGGTGCCGCCGTGGCGCTGTGCGGGCGCAATGCCGAACGTCTCGCGCAAGCCGAACAAGGTCTGCGTAGCCGCTTCCCAAACGCCCGGCTGTTTGCTGCAACGTGCGACGTGCTCGACGCCGCGCAGACGGCCGCGTTTGCGGATGCCGTGGCGCAAGCGCTGGGCCCCGTCGACATGCTGGTCAACAACGCCGGCCAGGGCCGCGTCTCGACGTTTGCCGATACCGACGATGCCGCGTGGACGCAGGAGCTGCAGCTCAAGTTCTTTTCCGTGATTCATCCCACGCGCGCTTTCCTGCCGCAACTCGAGCGCTCGGAGCACGGCGCGATCGTCTGCGTGAATTCGCTGCTGGCGCAGCAGCCCGAGCCGCACATGGTGGCCACCTCGGCCGCGCGTGCGGGTGTGCTCAACCTGGTGCGTTCGATGGCGACCGAATTTGCACCGAAGGGCGTGCGCGTCAA
This is a stretch of genomic DNA from Ralstonia wenshanensis. It encodes these proteins:
- a CDS encoding IclR family transcriptional regulator — translated: MSNDLISEDVQEKYIVPGLERGLRLLCEFSHKDRVLSAPELARRLKVPRSTVFRLLTTLEVMGFIERVDGGRDFRLGMAVLRLGFEYLASLELTELGRPLLDRLRDEIHYPCNLVVRDGRSIVYVAKSVAPTPFTSSVNVGTRLPAHATVLGRVLLADLSLAELRQLYPEPQLEVFSANTPRTVEALFEMVQRDREHGYVLQEGFFEANISTIAAPVLDRAGKVVAALGTTIPSPRIDAAQLDLMIDKVRAAAGELSYLLDYRPAGGKVVNLFRE
- a CDS encoding SDR family oxidoreductase, which codes for MPMIDLTGKTAVVTGGSSGIGLATVELLLEAGAAVALCGRNAERLAQAEQGLRSRFPNARLFAATCDVLDAAQTAAFADAVAQALGPVDMLVNNAGQGRVSTFADTDDAAWTQELQLKFFSVIHPTRAFLPQLERSEHGAIVCVNSLLAQQPEPHMVATSAARAGVLNLVRSMATEFAPKGVRVNGILIGLVESGQWRRRFDARPEEDRHLDWAAWTRRLAAQKHIPLGRLGLPEEAARAILFLASPLSSYTTGSHIDISGGHSRHA